A window from Centropristis striata isolate RG_2023a ecotype Rhode Island chromosome 4, C.striata_1.0, whole genome shotgun sequence encodes these proteins:
- the LOC131970386 gene encoding P2Y purinoceptor 3, whose protein sequence is MPHSVSSFSTETVISSTFPLDVLSTSLWPTEPFTADVLLANISNISSGPGALRCTYKEDFKRILLPAVYTFVFLLGLPLNAAVILKIWRTRPNLSKNNIYMLNLAIADFLYVMSLPLLIYNYASHDYWPFGEFACKLVRFQFYSNLHGSILFLTCISLQRYVGICHPLAMWHKQGGRRLAWCICGGVWLLVAVLCAPTFHFAATGIQRNRTVCYDLSTPKNSLDYYPYGMALTCIGFLLPFMGVMVCYYRMAHILCRPVSYQGVSMASRDKRDKAVKMIIVVAAVFCISFLPFHLTKTMYLVVRTLPAAPCETRNLFSIIYKSTRPFASMNSFLDPILFYFTQPRYRESTRRFVLKVTTREKGTSV, encoded by the exons ATGCCACATTCAGTCAGCTCCTTCTCAACAGAAACTGTCATCTCTTCAACCTTCCCTCTGGACGTCCTCTCTACCAGCCTATGGCCTACAGAACCGTTCACAGCAGATGTCTTGCTCGCCAACATCAGTAACATCAGCAGCGGGCCCGGCGCCCTCCGGTGCACTTATAAGGAAGACTTTAAACGTATCTTACTCCCTGCTGTGTACACTTTTGTCTTCTTGCTCGGACTTCCTCTCAATGCCGCTGTCATACTGAAGATATGGAGGACTCGACCCAATCTGTCCAAAAACAACATCTATATGCTCAATTTGGCCATAGCCGACTTCCTGTATGTGATGTCTCTTCCCTTGCTCATCTACAACTACGCTAGTCATGACTACTGGCCTTTTGGGGAGTTTGCCTGTAAACTGGTCAGGTTTCAGTTCTACAG taATCTGCATGGCAGCATCCTGTTCCTCACCTGCATCAGTCTGCAGCGCTATGTGGGCATTTGCCATCCTCTGGCGATGTGGCACAAGCAAGGCGGTCGCAGGCTGGCGTGGTGTATCTGTGGAGGGGTCTGGCTGCTGGTCGCCGTCCTGTGTGCACCAACTTTTCACTTTGCTGCGACAGGAATCCAGCGAAACCGCACGGTGTGTTACGATTTAAGCACCCCGAAGAATTCATTAGACTACTATCCTTACGGCATGGCTCTGACCTGCATCGGCTTCTTGTTGCCTTTCATGGGTGTGATGGTGTGCTACTACCGCATGGCCCACATCCTCTGCCGCCCAGTGTCTTACCAGGGAGTCTCCATGGCCTCTAGGGACAAAAGGGACAAGGCGGTGAAGATGATTATTGTGGTAGCGGCAGTCTTCTGTATAAGCTTCCTGCCATTTCACCTCACCAAGACCATGTACCTGGTGGTGCGGACTCTGCCTGCTGCGCCCTGCGAGACAAGAAACCTGTTCTCCATCATCTATAAGAGCACCAGGCCGTTTGCCAGCATGAACAGCTTTCTGGACCCTATTCTGTTTTACTTCACCCAGCCACGCTACCGAGAGAGCACCAGAAGGTTTGTGCTCAAAGTCACCACCAGAGAAAAGGGCACCAGTGTGTGA